The Desulfitobacterium chlororespirans DSM 11544 DNA window GTTACGGACGGCGTAACCGTGGAGAACATATCCCGTTTTACCACAGGCGGCTGGTTGAATATTAATGTGCTGCGCGTGGATATGACTAACCCTTATGTGAAAATTGACACCCTAAGCAATGACTCGATCACCGACGACCTGGTCAGCATTTCCGCCCTGGCCGAAAAAGAGGGGGCCGTGGCTGCTGTCAACAGCAGTTTCTTTAATCCGCTCACCGCCGGCAAAGGCTATGCAGACGGTCCCACCGTCCGGGCCGGCGATCTTTTGTCCACCTCCGCCTGGTACAACCGGAGCAAAAATGAAATGGCTTCCCTTTCCGTTGATTATGCTAATCAGCTGCTTTTTCACTATTGGAAAAATGACCTTACCCTCATCGCCGGAAACGATACCGCCTTTGCCGTTACCCAGTACAACCAGCCGAGCAGGCAAGGCTACCAAGACCTTACGGTCCTGGATCGCAAGTGGGGACCTGTGGCCATCGGCGCCTCCGAAAACTGCCCCGATCTGGTTGAAATCGTCGTAAGCGGGAACAAAATCCTGGAGATCCGGGAAGGACAGCCTGCCGCCGAGATTCCCGAGGAAGGTTTCGTCGTCGTCTCCCGGGGCGAGCAGGCGGCTAAGCTTCTGGAACAGGCCGCCCCTGGAGAACAGCTCCAATTCCAAGTCACCTCCACGCCGGACTGGAACGACCTGAAGATGTCCACCACCGGAACCTCCCTTCTTATCCAGGACGGAGAAATCCCCGCCACTTTTTCTTACAGCACCCCCAGCTTTAATCAACGAAACCCCCGGACCATAGCCGGCAGTACCGAAGATGGGAGTGAACTCATCCTGGTTACAGTTGACGGAAGGCAGGATAACAGCATCGGCTTGACCCAGCAGGAATCCGCCGAGCTGATGCTGGAATTAGGGGCGTATCAAGCCATTATGTTTGACGGCGGCGCCTCCACCACCATGGCCGCCCGACAGCCCGGGGCCTTTTCCCCTGAGGTGGTCAACCTTCCTTCCGAAGGCATCCTGAGAAATGTGGCGTCAGGCATCGGGATTTTCTCCGCAGCCCCCGCCGGCCGGCTGGACCGCCTGATCATCGAGACCGAAGACACCAACATATTTGCCGATACTTCGAGAACTTTTTCCCTTAAGGGCATCGACCGCTATGCCAATCCAGTGAAGATCGACCCAAGGGAAGTTCAGTGGAATGTCAGCGGGATCGACGGCAGTTTTCAGGACAATATCCTCTATCCGGTTTCCCCGGGCACCGGAAAAGTAACCGCCACCCTCGGCGGTCTGAAGGAGGAGCTGGACATCCGGGTCTTAAACGCCCCAGTGCAGCTTACCCTCAATCCAGCCAGATTCGACCTTCCTTTGTACCAAAATAAAGCCATCCGGGTAAAAGGTCTCGACCCCCAAGGTTATGCCGCGGTCATCGAAGGCCGGGATGTTCAATGGAACGTTGACGGCGACATCGGTAGTTGCGAAGCCGGCGTGTTCACCCCCGTCACCACCGGTACCGGCACTATCCGGGCCGGCGTCGGCGACACCCATGCCTACAGTGCCGTTGCCGTTACTTTGGATGCCATAGAACTCCTGCATCCCTTCGAAAGCTCCGGCCGGTCGGAGGAGCCACGCTTCCAAACCGACCCGCAAACAAGCCAGGGTTATTTCGAGCTTAGCGCTGATCAATTCTACGCCGGGGAGTCTTCCGGACAGCTGGTGTATGATTTCTTATACGGTAACTCTGAGGACCAGATCTCTGTTCTCTTTGCCGAGCAGGGGCTCCCCCTTGATCCGGCCACTACCGGGTTATCCCTGTGGCTTTATAATATCAGCCCCAACTCGAACCGCATCAAGGGAGAAGTCATAGACTCCGCCGATGTGAAACACACCGTCGAATTTACTTCCGACCTCAATTGGACCGGCTGGAAAGAGAGCACAGCATCCTTATCCGGGATCGACTCTCCCGCTTATCTCACCAGGCTCTACATAGAAAACACCGATCCTGCCACCCCTTGGGGGAAGATCTATTTTGACGAATTGTCGGCACTGATCCAGAAGCGCCCGACCATCGATCCGAGCACCATCCCCGCAGATACCCTGCCCAAAGATGAAGCGAACCGGCAGGCTGCCTTCACCTCCGGTCCCGACAATTTCCTGTTTTCCTTGCTCACCGGGGGCAAAGCACCGGGTATTTACACCGCTCCCCTCACTCAAGCGGGAGCCGGGGATGCCCCAACACCTATACTGGCCGCCGGTTCAGGGTATCAATCCTCTAGTTATCAAAACAGCACTTTCCTCCAGCTGGATGTAAGCCAAGGCGGGCTGAGGAGAAGCGACCCGCAGCAATGGACCCGGCTGTTCACGACCCTGGATGACATCCAGAGCGCCAATGTCTTTCTCCTCATGTCCCTCAGCCCGGCCGATTTCATCAATGCCAAAGAAGCACAGCTGCTGAAAGATACGCTGGCCAATTACCGGGAAGCAACCGGCAAGAACATTTGGGTCCTTTTCCCTGGTCCTGTAGATCAAAGCGAGCTTGACCGCGGCGTACGCTATATCAGCACCGCCCAATCCCTGCAAACGACAGTGCTGGGAGAGGAGATTTCCTATGAATTCATGCCTTAGGTTTGGTCCGAAAATTTAACCTGGGGGGGTCAATAAGGCAGGACCATTGTTTTTACTGAAATAGAAGAGTAAAAGTCAAACGGCATGAATCCCAACTATTGGAGTTCATGCCGTTTGACCTACTATATTCATATACGTCCTTTTCCGGGCTTTTCTCTTCATGGGTATTGGTTATAAAGATTAAAT harbors:
- a CDS encoding phosphodiester glycosidase family protein; its protein translation is VTDGVTVENISRFTTGGWLNINVLRVDMTNPYVKIDTLSNDSITDDLVSISALAEKEGAVAAVNSSFFNPLTAGKGYADGPTVRAGDLLSTSAWYNRSKNEMASLSVDYANQLLFHYWKNDLTLIAGNDTAFAVTQYNQPSRQGYQDLTVLDRKWGPVAIGASENCPDLVEIVVSGNKILEIREGQPAAEIPEEGFVVVSRGEQAAKLLEQAAPGEQLQFQVTSTPDWNDLKMSTTGTSLLIQDGEIPATFSYSTPSFNQRNPRTIAGSTEDGSELILVTVDGRQDNSIGLTQQESAELMLELGAYQAIMFDGGASTTMAARQPGAFSPEVVNLPSEGILRNVASGIGIFSAAPAGRLDRLIIETEDTNIFADTSRTFSLKGIDRYANPVKIDPREVQWNVSGIDGSFQDNILYPVSPGTGKVTATLGGLKEELDIRVLNAPVQLTLNPARFDLPLYQNKAIRVKGLDPQGYAAVIEGRDVQWNVDGDIGSCEAGVFTPVTTGTGTIRAGVGDTHAYSAVAVTLDAIELLHPFESSGRSEEPRFQTDPQTSQGYFELSADQFYAGESSGQLVYDFLYGNSEDQISVLFAEQGLPLDPATTGLSLWLYNISPNSNRIKGEVIDSADVKHTVEFTSDLNWTGWKESTASLSGIDSPAYLTRLYIENTDPATPWGKIYFDELSALIQKRPTIDPSTIPADTLPKDEANRQAAFTSGPDNFLFSLLTGGKAPGIYTAPLTQAGAGDAPTPILAAGSGYQSSSYQNSTFLQLDVSQGGLRRSDPQQWTRLFTTLDDIQSANVFLLMSLSPADFINAKEAQLLKDTLANYREATGKNIWVLFPGPVDQSELDRGVRYISTAQSLQTTVLGEEISYEFMP